The sequence CTGTCCTCGGCCCTGAGGCGGCAGGAGGGCGGGTCGTTGCTGACGTTCGAGCTGCCGACCCAACGTCTTCGGCACGGGCGATATTGCCATGGCCGAACAGCCGGTGCCGTGAGGCGGTCGAAGAACAGCCGCGTGTTCTACGCCACGGTGGACGCGGTCGGGCAGGTCGAGGTCTACATCCAGTCCGAGCGGGCTTGGGCAATCCAGCGAGCACAGGCAGCGGGCCGTTACGAGCGGCTGCCGGTGATGCGGCTTATCACTCGGGTGACGAATGGGCGGCACCCGACGGTGGAGTGGGTGGACCGGAACGGTGTCGCCGGTGCTCGGGAGCTGAGCCGTCTGGGCTGGATGGACCGGCAGTCACTGTTTCTGGAGGGGGCAGAGGGGCCGGAGCCTGCTTATCTGTGGCTGACGGAGCAGGGTCTGCCGATGGCACCTGAGCGGTGGAACGGGGTGTTCATGACCGCGAACCTGCGCTGCGAGGAAACGTTGCTCACCGAGGAGGAGCGGAAGATCACCCGGGACTTCCGGCTTGCGGAGGTGCTGGGGAAGTCTCCGTAGGCGACGCCGCATTCTGCTCGGCACTCGGCGGCGCTCTATTTGCTGATCGTGCTGAATGGGCGGGCAATCCCCATAGCCCGAACGTCTCTGCCATCCGACGCCCGAGCACCTCAAGTTCGACAACAAGCACGCCCACCTGGTCCTGGGCCGCCACCCCGTCCTGCTGCCGCCAAGGCTCGCCGAACTCCTCCGTCAACTTGCCGAACAGCCTCAGCTGCGGCCGCTGCTCTCGCGAGTTCACCCAGGGCCTCGGTGGCTCTTCCCGGGCATGGTCCCGGGCAAGCCGATCTCGACGCACGGCATGACCCAGAAGCTGGGCCGCCATGGCATCCCGGTTCGCACCGCGCGTAACGCGGCGCTGGCTGCTCTCGCTGCTGATCTCCCCAGCCCGATCCTCGCCGACGTGACCGGGATGCACCGCCACACCGCACTCCGCTGGGTCGCCTACGCCCGACGCGACTGGGCCGAGTACCTCGCCGCACGAGCTGAGGACGAGGCGAACAAGCGGAAGAAGAGAGGCACCGACGAAAGTCGCTGACCTTGGGCTGCGCAGGACTTCAGAGAGATCGTTTCCCGCGGTGCCCGGCCATTCTCCCGCAGCCGAGGGGAACAGGTTGGATGGCGGTCGACAGCGCGGGCCTGGGAGAAGCCGGCTGGCTTCGGGTGTGCGCTCCCGTTCGTCAGGCGGATACGGCACCGACCAGGCCGCCGTCGATGACGAGGTCCTGGCCGTTGACGTAGGAGGCGTCGGACGAGGCGAGGAATGCCACCGCTGCTGCGATCTCCTCCGGCTGTCCGAAGCGGCCTGCGGCGATCCGGTCGGTCAGCGCCTTCGTCTCCGCCGCGCTCAGTGCGGCGGACGGGTACATGGGGGTGTCGATGTACCCGGGGCTGATGGAGTTGACGCGCATGCCGCGCGGGGCGAGTGCGGCGGCGAGGGTCCGGGCCAGGTTGTGCACGGCGGCTTTGGTCGCCGAGTACAGGGTGAGGACGCTGTTGCCCCGGTGGATGGTCCACGATGCGTTGATGACGATCGAGCCTCCGTCCGCCAGCAGTGGCAGTGCCTTTGGGGCGGTGAAGAACACCCCCTTGAAGTTGATACGCCGTGGTCGAAGTCAGGCTCGGCGATCTTGTCGAACGGCAGGAACGTGCCGGTGCCCGCGTTCGCGAAGAGGCTGTCGAGACGGCCGTGACGGTCGCGGACCGTCTCCATCAGCGCGTCCACCGCGGCGAGGTCGGCGGCGTCGGCCACGACTCCCGAGGCGTTGGGGCCGAGCTGCTGGACGACGGTGTCCACTCGTGCGCGGGTGCGGCCGGTGACGATGACGTGAGCGCCTTCGGTGATGAGGCGGTGTGCGGTCGCCAGGCCCATGCCGCTAGGGTCTGTTGCGAAAGTGCTGGTTACATCCACTCGTTGAGGATTGCGAGCAGCACGGTCGCCCTGTAGAGGACTGCGAGCTTGTCGTACCTCGTGGCTGGAGCCCGGAGGCGCTTGAGGCGGTTGATCCCGCACTCGACCGCGTGCCGCTGCTTGTAGTCGTCCTGGTCGAACTTGGGCGGCCGTCCACCTCGCCATCCGCGCTTGAGGCGGTTGCGGACGCGGTTCGTCGGGACCTTGATCCGCTTGCTTGGAGTGCACTCCACGGCCATAGCGTTGAGACATCGGAACCGAAACCCCACGCGTCGACGCATCATCCCGCACGATCAACTGAAAAGACGGCAAGTGGTAGACAACCAATTCACAACGCATGCAGAACTTTTCGATCTGCGTGGAAAGCGCGCGCTCGTCACCGGTGGCACCCGAGGCATCGGAATGATGATCGCGCGTGGCCTTCTCCAGGCGGGCGTCCGCGTGGTCATCAGCTCACGCAACGCAGAAGCGTGCGCTCAGGCGCAGGAACAGCTTTCCACATTTGGTGAGGTGTGGGCCATCCCCGCCGACCTGTCCCGCCACGACGAGTGTCGGCGACTGTCCGACCTCGTCACCGCCGACTCGGAGCGTCTCGATATCCTCGTCAACAACGCGGGCGCCATGTGGGACGAGCCGCTGGCGACGTTCCCAGACGCGGCCTGGGACACGGTCGTCGACCTCAACCTGAAGTCGCCGTTCTGGCTGGTCCAGGCGCTGCTGCCCGCACTTCGCAGGGCGGGTACCGCCGACGATCCCGCGCGGATCATCAACATCGGTAGCATCGCCGCCATCCACGTCCCCCAGCGGCCCAACTACTCGTACTCCAGCAGCAAGGCCGCACTGCATCAACTCACCAGAGTGCTCGCCAGGGAACTAGGACCGCAGCACGTCACCGTGAACGCCGTGGCGCCGGGGGCGTTCCCGTCGGCGATGATGGCTGCAACCCTCGATGAGTTCGGCGAGGCGATCGCGGCGTCGGCCCCGCTACGCCGGATCGGCCGTGACGACGACATGGCGGGTGTCGCCGTGTTCCTCGCCAGCCGGGCAGGCGCATACCTAACGGGCGCCGTGATCCCCGTCGACGGCGGCATCGCCACAACCGCGTAGGCCGCCTAGGTGTGTTGTCCGGAGAGGTTGGTGACGCGGCTGGCTGGGGTGTGGCCGCTGATTCCGGTGTGGGGTCGGTGGTAGTTGTACCAGTCGAGCCAGTCGGGAAATGCGGCTTGGCGTTCGGCGTCTGAGGTGTAGGGCTGGTGGTAGGCCCATTCGTCGAGCAGGGTGCGGTGGAAGCGTTCGACCTTGCCGTTGGTCTGTGGGCGCCAGGGTCGTGTCCAGCGCGGTTGTATGCCCAGGTCGCGGCAGGTCTGGCGCCAGGTGTTCTTGCTGTAGGCCCAGGCGTTGTCGGTCAGCACACGCTCGACGGTGATCCCCCGGGCGGCGAACCAGGCCATGGCCCGCGTGAGGAAGCTCGCGCAGGTGGCCGCCTTCTCGTCGGGGAGGTCTTCGGTGTAGGCGAGTCGGGTGTGGTCGTCCAGAGCGGTATGGAGGTAGGCGAGTCCGGCGCCGGTGCGGTTCTTGCGGCCGGCGGCCCGGCCGAGGGCTTTGTGGCCGCCGCCGTCGGGGATGCGGCCGAGTTTCTTGACGTCGATGTGGACCAGTTCGCCGGGGCGGGCGCGTTCGTAGCGGCGGACGGGTTCACCGGTGGCCCGGTCGGTGGCGGCCAGCGGCGGCAGGCCGTGGCGCCTGAGGATGCGGTGGGCGGTGGAAGCTGCGACACCGGCACGGACGGCCAGCCGCAGCGGGCCGATCCGGTGCTCGCGTCGCATGCGGACGACCTCGTCCTCCACCGCTGCGGACGTGCGGTGAGGCTGGTGGTGGGGCCTGCTGGAGCGGTCCTTCATCCCCGCATGACCATGACGTTGGTAGCGGCCGGCCCAGCGTGCCGCTGTCGTGTGGCTGACCTGGAACCGTTCCGCGGCCCGGCGCAACGGCCAGCCGTCATCGACGACGCACCGGGCCAGACGCAGCCTGCCGGTCGGCGTCAGCGGGGCGTTACGGTGGATCACGAGGGCCTCCTGGCATCGGTGCAGACTTCGCAATCCACACCGAAACCAGAAGGCCCTCCCTCTTTCAAGCACCCTGAGAGGCATGTCGCCTGTCACCAACGTCCCGGGACAACACACCTAGTGCCGCCGGTGATGAGGACGGTCTTCCCGGTGAAGCGGTTCATGCCGATGCTCCCGTCAGGGTGCGCGTGATGTGGTCGGTGAGGTGGGGCAGCCAGTCGGCCCGTGCGTCGCCGAGGAGGTGGTCGCCGTGCGGTACGGACAGATAGGTGCCGTGCGGTGCCAGACGGGCCAGCGGCTCGCCGTTCGTCACGCCGGGTATGACGTCCTGACCCCCGTCCACGACCAGCAGCGGGGCCGCGATACGGGGTGCCAGGGCAGAGAGGTCCACCTGGCGGACGAACGCGTGTGCAGCGTCGGGGCCGCCGGTGCGTCGGGCCATGATGTCCCGTACCGGCGGGGGCAGTTCCTCCCAGTCGAGGCGGAAGGGGCCGCTGACGGTTGCGGCCGCGGCCACGCGCGGCTCAAGCGCCGCGGTCCGGGCCGCGAAATAGCCGCCCAGACTCAGGCCGACGAGCCCGATGCGTGCGACGCCGAGGGCATCGATGACCCGGCCCACGACCTGCTCGTAGTCCGGACTGAAGGTTGTCGTGGCCGCGAGCACGCCCTGCCCGGGCCCGTCCATCGCGAACACCGCAAGCCCTCTGGCCAGCAGTGCGGAGGCCAGATCGAGGAACTCTTCCTTGGCCGAGTCCAGGCCGGGGACGACGACCACGGTGCCGGGAGCGTCGGCGGGGCCGCGCAGCCAGCCGGTGAATCCTTCACCGCTCACACGTCGGGCGCCGGGCTCCAGCGCAGTGAGTGCTCTGCTCAAGGCGTGGTCGGCCTCGACGGCGGCACGGCTTGCCTGCGCGTACGGCGTGAGCGTGGCGAGGTGGAACCACCGGGCCGCCATCAGCAGATGTTCCCCCGCGGAGACGGACGATCCCGCCTTCTCCGCGCGCTCCAGATAGGCGTGTCCGGTGCGCAAGAAGGACGCCTC is a genomic window of Streptomyces sp. Edi2 containing:
- a CDS encoding alpha/beta fold hydrolase — encoded protein: MSIAEFAAAQWTRATGAGVDPHEYRRVTDGLTSVADWEASFLRTGHAYLERAEKAGSSVSAGEHLLMAARWFHLATLTPYAQASRAAVEADHALSRALTALEPGARRVSGEGFTGWLRGPADAPGTVVVVPGLDSAKEEFLDLASALLARGLAVFAMDGPGQGVLAATTTFSPDYEQVVGRVIDALGVARIGLVGLSLGGYFAARTAALEPRVAAAATVSGPFRLDWEELPPPVRDIMARRTGGPDAAHAFVRQVDLSALAPRIAAPLLVVDGGQDVIPGVTNGEPLARLAPHGTYLSVPHGDHLLGDARADWLPHLTDHITRTLTGASA
- a CDS encoding SDR family oxidoreductase yields the protein MVDNQFTTHAELFDLRGKRALVTGGTRGIGMMIARGLLQAGVRVVISSRNAEACAQAQEQLSTFGEVWAIPADLSRHDECRRLSDLVTADSERLDILVNNAGAMWDEPLATFPDAAWDTVVDLNLKSPFWLVQALLPALRRAGTADDPARIINIGSIAAIHVPQRPNYSYSSSKAALHQLTRVLARELGPQHVTVNAVAPGAFPSAMMAATLDEFGEAIAASAPLRRIGRDDDMAGVAVFLASRAGAYLTGAVIPVDGGIATTA
- a CDS encoding IS481 family transposase, with the protein product MIHRNAPLTPTGRLRLARCVVDDGWPLRRAAERFQVSHTTAARWAGRYQRHGHAGMKDRSSRPHHQPHRTSAAVEDEVVRMRREHRIGPLRLAVRAGVAASTAHRILRRHGLPPLAATDRATGEPVRRYERARPGELVHIDVKKLGRIPDGGGHKALGRAAGRKNRTGAGLAYLHTALDDHTRLAYTEDLPDEKAATCASFLTRAMAWFAARGITVERVLTDNAWAYSKNTWRQTCRDLGIQPRWTRPWRPQTNGKVERFHRTLLDEWAYHQPYTSDAERQAAFPDWLDWYNYHRPHTGISGHTPASRVTNLSGQHT